The following coding sequences are from one Paenibacillus sp. FSL R5-0912 window:
- a CDS encoding aldo/keto reductase has product MYTASPERYDTMKYNRTGRSGLLLPAISLGLWHNFGGNDVFENGRAMVRRAFDLGITHFDLANNYGPPAGTAEESFGQILKKDLAAYRDELIISSKAGYYMWPGPYGEWGSKKYLVSSLDQSLKRLGLDYVDIYYHHRPDPNTPLEETMSALDLLVRQGKALYVGISNYKPEEAREAAQILRRLGTPCLIHQPNYSMMSRWIEDGLQDVLAEEGIGTIAFSPLQKGILTDRYLKGITADSRAAGPSVFLSEKEITAEVIAKVSKLNDIAAARGQKMSQLALSWVLRGGKVTSALIGASKVSQIEDAVASLNAPELSAEELEQIENILRG; this is encoded by the coding sequence ATGTATACCGCTAGTCCTGAACGCTATGACACTATGAAATATAACCGCACCGGCCGCAGCGGCCTGCTGCTCCCGGCGATTTCGCTTGGACTCTGGCATAATTTCGGCGGCAACGATGTGTTCGAGAACGGCCGGGCCATGGTCCGCCGCGCTTTCGACCTGGGGATTACCCACTTCGATCTCGCCAATAACTACGGTCCGCCCGCAGGCACCGCCGAAGAGAGCTTCGGGCAGATTCTGAAGAAGGATCTCGCCGCGTACCGCGATGAGCTGATCATCTCCAGCAAAGCCGGCTACTATATGTGGCCCGGCCCGTACGGCGAATGGGGCTCCAAGAAGTATCTCGTGTCCAGTCTCGATCAGAGCCTGAAGCGGCTCGGCCTGGATTATGTGGATATCTACTATCACCACCGTCCAGATCCGAATACGCCGCTCGAAGAAACCATGTCTGCACTGGATCTGTTAGTACGCCAGGGCAAAGCGCTGTATGTCGGTATTTCGAACTACAAGCCTGAAGAGGCGCGTGAAGCCGCGCAGATTCTCCGCCGTCTCGGCACTCCCTGCCTGATTCATCAGCCGAACTATTCGATGATGTCACGCTGGATCGAAGACGGGCTGCAGGATGTGCTGGCTGAAGAAGGCATCGGCACTATCGCCTTCTCTCCGCTGCAAAAGGGTATCCTGACCGACCGTTACCTGAAAGGCATTACCGCGGATTCCCGCGCAGCCGGACCAAGCGTGTTCCTCTCCGAGAAGGAAATCACGGCCGAGGTGATCGCCAAGGTAAGCAAGCTGAACGATATTGCCGCAGCCCGCGGACAGAAGATGTCCCAGCTCGCCTTATCCTGGGTACTCCGCGGCGGCAAAGTGACCTCCGCCCTGATCGGCGCGAGCAAAGTCAGCCAGATCGAAGATGCTGTAGCTTCCCT
- a CDS encoding AraC family transcriptional regulator — protein sequence MAIFKYNSHRPHRTSPDLHLHYWGQEQCAPGHSVGPGVRDLYKIHFIHEGTGKVVVGEASHTLGAGQAFLTYPHVVTHYAADPDSPWTYSWIAFTGEEAGYLLSRTSLSPEQPVFPMDQELMPSLFEKLSEAADCQDMLDLPLKVILYEFFSLLLRTVPATANLVIPRQKSVYVEQCLHYLHAHYCENVTVESMSASLKLDRKYLSTLFKRTIGLPPQQYLLNFRIAKACELLTETSCTIGEISHSVGYQDALLFSRMFKKVKGCPPKEYRIRHTDTDIVL from the coding sequence ATGGCCATATTCAAATATAATTCCCATCGTCCACACCGCACCAGTCCCGATCTCCATCTCCATTATTGGGGACAGGAGCAATGCGCACCCGGCCATTCCGTCGGACCCGGGGTCCGTGATTTGTACAAAATCCACTTCATTCACGAAGGCACCGGCAAAGTCGTTGTCGGGGAAGCGAGCCACACGCTGGGGGCAGGACAAGCCTTCCTCACCTATCCCCATGTTGTGACGCATTATGCCGCAGACCCGGACAGTCCCTGGACCTACTCATGGATTGCTTTTACCGGAGAAGAAGCCGGATATCTGCTGTCGCGGACGTCGCTGTCGCCGGAGCAGCCGGTGTTCCCGATGGATCAAGAGCTCATGCCGTCTCTATTCGAGAAGCTGTCTGAAGCCGCTGATTGCCAGGATATGCTGGATCTGCCGCTCAAGGTAATCCTCTATGAGTTCTTCTCCCTGCTGCTGCGCACGGTTCCGGCCACTGCCAACCTGGTGATTCCGCGTCAAAAGAGTGTCTATGTCGAGCAATGCCTCCACTACCTGCATGCCCATTACTGTGAGAATGTCACCGTGGAGAGCATGTCCGCTTCCTTGAAGCTGGACCGCAAGTATCTGTCCACGCTGTTCAAACGGACGATCGGTCTGCCGCCGCAGCAGTATCTGCTTAATTTCCGGATTGCCAAGGCCTGCGAATTGCTGACCGAGACCAGCTGCACCATCGGCGAGATCTCGCATTCGGTCGGGTATCAGGATGCACTGCTCTTTTCCCGTATGTTCAAAAAGGTTAAAGGCTGCCCCCCCAAAGAATACCGCATCCGCCACACGGATACTGACATTGTTCTATAA
- a CDS encoding (2Fe-2S) ferredoxin domain-containing protein, with amino-acid sequence MNMRLKVLKKHLLFCCSEHCNNQDVEEVMQEFKEQMVEHGINKTVKINKTSCLGLCGNGPFVIVYPDGIWYYNVTTDDVARIVEEHLVNGVPVEELVMLKMEA; translated from the coding sequence ATGAATATGCGTTTGAAGGTGCTCAAGAAGCATTTACTTTTCTGCTGCAGCGAACACTGCAATAACCAGGATGTCGAAGAGGTCATGCAGGAATTCAAAGAGCAGATGGTGGAACACGGGATTAACAAAACGGTCAAAATCAACAAAACCAGCTGCCTCGGCCTATGCGGCAACGGCCCTTTTGTCATCGTGTATCCTGACGGAATCTGGTACTACAATGTAACCACCGATGATGTGGCGCGCATTGTGGAGGAGCATCTGGTGAACGGGGTGCCCGTGGAAGAGCTCGTTATGCTCAAAATGGAAGCCTGA
- a CDS encoding YsnF/AvaK domain-containing protein — MNKKIVGVFYTEHEASRAIEDLKSHGFLTEDISVIARNKRDVEAISDETGTKAPEGMASGAATGGILGGVTGLLAGIGALAIPGIGPIIAAGPIAATLTGAAVGAGTGGLVGGLIGLGIPEDEAESYDNYVDEGRILVMVDTDNTRESDAYSIFRNHNSANADRYMDDPNTTGDAADTARHSVTDTVDAAFNGSGLEGRDDTGLDTMNSATEHDLPGTRALDDVNRPGMTGDVYSGTANGIDGTLDHTRTGRSNDLDEDRKLRLREEQLDVSKNKVQTGEVNVHKEIIEEQKMINVPVSEEQVEVRKNTVDTGEVGIHKREVQGTEQVQDTVRREEARVNKSGEVKVDGSDELLRDHSRSR; from the coding sequence ATGAATAAGAAAATTGTAGGTGTATTCTATACCGAGCATGAAGCTTCACGGGCCATTGAAGACTTGAAAAGTCACGGGTTTCTGACAGAGGATATCTCAGTGATAGCGAGAAATAAACGGGATGTTGAAGCGATCAGTGATGAGACAGGAACCAAGGCGCCTGAGGGCATGGCATCGGGTGCAGCAACAGGCGGTATACTCGGCGGTGTCACCGGGCTGCTGGCAGGCATCGGCGCGCTGGCGATACCGGGGATCGGGCCTATTATTGCTGCGGGACCAATTGCCGCGACATTGACGGGAGCAGCCGTAGGTGCAGGAACAGGCGGGCTTGTGGGCGGTCTGATCGGGCTGGGTATTCCGGAGGATGAAGCGGAGAGTTATGACAATTATGTGGATGAAGGGCGCATTCTGGTTATGGTTGATACAGATAACACGCGGGAAAGTGATGCATACTCGATATTCCGCAACCATAATTCAGCGAACGCAGACCGTTATATGGATGATCCTAATACAACCGGCGATGCTGCGGATACCGCACGTCATTCGGTAACAGATACCGTGGATGCCGCGTTCAACGGCTCGGGTCTTGAAGGCAGGGATGATACAGGGCTGGATACGATGAATTCGGCAACGGAGCATGATCTCCCGGGGACAAGAGCACTGGATGATGTGAACCGGCCGGGAATGACGGGAGATGTATATTCCGGTACAGCGAATGGCATAGACGGGACGCTGGATCATACACGAACTGGCAGGTCCAATGATCTGGATGAAGACCGCAAGCTGCGTTTGCGTGAAGAACAGCTGGATGTATCCAAGAACAAGGTGCAGACAGGTGAGGTCAACGTACACAAGGAGATCATTGAAGAGCAGAAAATGATCAATGTCCCGGTGAGCGAGGAGCAGGTGGAGGTCCGCAAGAATACGGTCGATACCGGTGAAGTCGGAATTCACAAACGTGAGGTTCAGGGAACCGAGCAGGTACAGGATACGGTCAGACGCGAGGAAGCGCGGGTCAACAAGAGCGGTGAGGTGAAGGTGGACGGCAGTGACGAGCTGCTGAGAGACCACAGCCGCAGCCGGTAA
- the glpX gene encoding class II fructose-bisphosphatase yields MERELALEIVRVTELGALSSARWIGRGDKNAADDAATTAIRSMFDSVSIDGTVVIGEGEMDEAPMLYIGERVGNQSGPSVDVAVDPLEGTEVVACGLHNAQSVIAIADKGSLLHAPDIYMEKLACGPELAGKLSLDEPAEVTLRKAGMITGKALSELTVMVLDRKRHEGLISILREAGVRIKLINHGDVAGAIAAALPDSDVDLYMGSGGAPEGVLAAAALRCLGGELQGRLLPEGPFEMQRCLQMGLDNPARVLSMEDMVGTGDVIFAATGVTSGEFLSGVRFIGKERAETHSVIMRAQSRTIRYIRSIHFLPGKDIPEVIPARANAAFM; encoded by the coding sequence ATGGAACGCGAATTGGCACTGGAAATTGTACGGGTCACTGAATTGGGTGCTTTATCCTCAGCACGCTGGATTGGCCGGGGCGACAAGAATGCGGCAGATGATGCTGCCACAACCGCAATCCGTTCCATGTTCGATTCTGTCTCCATTGACGGAACCGTGGTGATCGGCGAAGGCGAGATGGATGAGGCGCCGATGCTCTATATCGGAGAACGTGTCGGTAACCAGAGCGGGCCTTCAGTCGATGTAGCGGTAGATCCGCTGGAAGGGACCGAGGTCGTCGCCTGCGGACTGCATAATGCACAGTCGGTGATTGCAATTGCTGACAAGGGCAGCCTGCTGCATGCGCCGGATATCTATATGGAGAAGCTGGCCTGCGGACCGGAGCTGGCCGGTAAGCTAAGCCTGGACGAACCGGCCGAAGTAACGCTGCGCAAAGCCGGCATGATCACCGGCAAAGCGCTCTCCGAGCTGACGGTGATGGTGCTGGACCGCAAGCGGCATGAAGGCTTAATCAGCATCCTGCGTGAAGCAGGCGTGCGCATCAAGCTGATCAATCACGGCGATGTCGCCGGGGCAATAGCCGCTGCGCTGCCGGACAGCGATGTAGATCTGTACATGGGCTCCGGGGGAGCACCGGAAGGTGTCCTCGCCGCTGCCGCACTGCGCTGCCTGGGCGGCGAGCTTCAGGGCAGGCTGCTGCCCGAAGGCCCCTTCGAGATGCAGCGCTGCCTGCAGATGGGCCTGGACAATCCGGCACGGGTGCTGTCCATGGAGGATATGGTCGGCACCGGCGATGTCATCTTCGCCGCCACCGGGGTAACCTCCGGCGAGTTCCTCAGCGGCGTCCGCTTCATCGGCAAGGAACGCGCCGAGACCCATTCGGTGATCATGCGGGCGCAGAGCCGCACGATCCGCTACATCCGCAGCATTCATTTCCTGCCGGGCAAGGACATCCCGGAGGTCATTCCGGCCAGAGCCAATGCGGCCTTTATGTAG
- a CDS encoding pyruvate, water dikinase regulatory protein, producing MEPSTHYITICSDSIGDTAEAVVQAVIHQFQNQRVTIRRYGNVRHEDELRKLMEETAQLQGFVAYTLVQPELREMIREEAVRLDLRIVDIMGPMMQAFIDTFDDAPEARPGLLHQLDEEYFSRIEAIEFTVACDDGRDLGAMLKADIVLLGMSRTSKTPLSIFLAHRGKKVVNYPVVPEVGPPQQLLSLPPNRIIGLTMKPEYMLKIRSERLKMLGLPTGSQYASLERITEEMEYAATLFAKLGCPVIDITDKAIEETAGIIMGYI from the coding sequence ATGGAGCCATCCACCCATTACATTACGATATGCTCGGATTCTATTGGAGATACGGCGGAAGCTGTCGTGCAGGCCGTCATTCACCAATTTCAGAATCAGCGTGTCACGATCAGAAGATACGGCAATGTCAGACATGAAGATGAACTGCGCAAATTAATGGAAGAGACCGCCCAGCTTCAGGGTTTCGTAGCTTATACCCTGGTCCAGCCGGAGCTGCGGGAGATGATCCGCGAGGAGGCGGTCCGCCTCGATCTGCGGATTGTGGATATTATGGGCCCGATGATGCAGGCCTTCATCGATACCTTCGATGATGCTCCGGAGGCCAGGCCCGGACTGCTCCATCAGCTGGATGAGGAATATTTCAGCCGGATCGAGGCGATTGAATTCACCGTCGCCTGTGATGACGGACGTGATCTCGGGGCCATGCTTAAGGCAGATATTGTTCTGCTCGGCATGTCCCGCACCTCGAAGACACCGCTCAGCATCTTTCTGGCCCACCGCGGTAAGAAGGTGGTGAATTATCCGGTTGTCCCGGAGGTCGGTCCGCCGCAGCAGCTGCTGAGCCTGCCGCCGAACCGGATCATCGGACTGACCATGAAGCCGGAGTACATGCTGAAGATCCGCTCTGAGCGGCTGAAGATGCTGGGTTTGCCTACCGGCTCGCAATATGCCAGCCTCGAACGCATTACAGAAGAGATGGAATATGCGGCAACACTGTTCGCCAAGCTGGGCTGCCCGGTTATTGATATTACGGATAAGGCGATTGAAGAAACCGCCGGCATTATCATGGGATATATCTAA
- a CDS encoding helix-turn-helix transcriptional regulator, with the protein MIELTTRQLQIIEIVKKRAPITGDQIAESLGLSRPTIRGDLSILVMLEYVDAKPKVGYFPGTKAAARHNSRGLLQDTKVSDIQSIPVIIRENTTIQDAVVTLFLQDVGTLIICDSDGKLTGVASRKDFLKVTLGNPGAVTMPVSMVMTRQPKVVTVSPDDTVLDAAQRMIYHEVDSLPVVVPRSGEGSGSGLDVVGRLTKTSIVKLLLELEAKG; encoded by the coding sequence GTGATCGAACTGACAACCCGGCAATTGCAAATTATTGAGATTGTGAAAAAAAGAGCGCCGATTACCGGAGACCAAATCGCGGAAAGCCTGGGCCTGAGCCGGCCGACCATCCGGGGGGACTTGTCTATCCTGGTTATGCTCGAATATGTCGATGCGAAGCCGAAGGTCGGCTACTTCCCCGGTACCAAAGCTGCAGCGCGCCATAACAGCCGGGGGCTGCTGCAGGATACCAAGGTTAGCGATATCCAGAGCATCCCGGTCATTATCCGCGAGAATACAACGATTCAGGACGCTGTAGTTACACTGTTTCTTCAGGATGTCGGTACGCTGATCATTTGTGATAGCGACGGCAAGCTGACCGGTGTCGCCTCGCGCAAGGACTTCCTGAAGGTCACGCTCGGTAATCCCGGAGCGGTAACCATGCCTGTGAGCATGGTCATGACCCGCCAGCCCAAGGTAGTAACTGTTTCGCCCGATGACACGGTGCTTGACGCCGCGCAGCGCATGATATACCACGAGGTAGACAGTCTGCCGGTAGTTGTTCCCCGCAGCGGGGAAGGGTCCGGCTCAGGTCTGGACGTAGTAGGGCGGCTCACGAAGACTTCCATCGTGAAGCTTCTCCTCGAGCTTGAAGCCAAAGGATAA
- a CDS encoding DMT family transporter: MIMLAYSLVCLIFGTTFLAIKIGVDAGAPPFFSAGLRFFTAGAVLFLFMVVKGKASFSLLLRKEMLFTGATLTFGTFAALYWAEQYVSSGLAAVLSATGPMMILLMQMAFLRQKAPGYSLFGCIIGFTGVLLLVLPSLAADVTPLWLIGCVVVLIGEICYAAGAIYSKKVTTTFSGVSPVALNAAQMMYGGALLFIISLITEPLHPSFLLSFKTAGSLLYLTVVGSMVGHTMFYWLVSKTNPVFPSTWLYISPPIAVGVGFLFYNETVTWVTLLGVFTIIAGTVLVNAGALKQLIFKQKPAIPVLHKTSIEALPQE; the protein is encoded by the coding sequence ATGATTATGTTAGCTTATTCACTGGTCTGTCTGATCTTCGGCACAACCTTTCTCGCGATCAAAATCGGCGTAGACGCCGGAGCGCCGCCGTTCTTCTCTGCGGGACTTCGTTTTTTCACGGCAGGGGCGGTGCTGTTCCTGTTCATGGTAGTGAAAGGCAAAGCCAGCTTCTCGCTGCTACTGCGCAAGGAAATGCTGTTCACCGGAGCAACGCTGACCTTCGGCACCTTCGCCGCACTTTACTGGGCCGAGCAATATGTATCCTCCGGACTTGCGGCCGTATTATCGGCAACCGGGCCGATGATGATTCTGCTGATGCAGATGGCTTTTCTCCGGCAAAAGGCTCCTGGCTACTCGCTGTTCGGCTGTATCATCGGCTTCACCGGCGTACTGCTGCTTGTGCTGCCCAGCCTTGCGGCTGATGTCACTCCGCTCTGGCTGATCGGCTGTGTTGTCGTCCTGATCGGAGAAATCTGCTATGCGGCAGGTGCGATCTACTCCAAAAAAGTAACCACTACCTTCTCCGGAGTATCACCTGTGGCACTGAATGCGGCCCAGATGATGTACGGCGGAGCGTTATTGTTCATCATATCGCTGATTACCGAGCCGCTGCATCCCTCCTTCCTGCTATCGTTCAAAACCGCAGGCTCCCTGCTCTACCTGACCGTTGTCGGCTCCATGGTTGGTCATACCATGTTCTACTGGCTCGTCTCCAAGACGAATCCCGTCTTTCCGTCAACCTGGCTGTATATCTCTCCGCCGATTGCCGTCGGGGTGGGCTTCCTGTTCTATAACGAGACGGTAACCTGGGTAACGCTGCTTGGTGTATTCACCATTATCGCTGGCACGGTCCTTGTGAATGCAGGCGCGCTGAAGCAGCTGATTTTCAAACAAAAACCGGCAATACCCGTACTACATAAAACAAGTATTGAAGCTCTTCCGCAGGAGTAG
- a CDS encoding aminotransferase-like domain-containing protein yields MKKSVGAEQSNPLFRQVYEFMANRIGRGEWKPHDKLPSIRLLADELGVHRLTVFKAYRALTENGMLYVKDKSGYYVSPGSRLANSVEEGAAVLGYTVKSPMSDIQRKPVTYQFSQALIDPGLLPNLFLSDYVKKVFDLYPKVMGTYSTVQGDEELRATLSSHFHDRYRLQLSARELLITSGAQQAINLIAGIMLGPMDAVLVERPTYSVALDIFRRAGARLVPVEISPQGYDLAAVEELMRRHKPRMFYINPTHHNPTGYTVPAKQRKLLVELAERYRCLLVEDDPFRDMHFEEEPPAPFFAYDTEGWVIYISSFSKYVAPGLRICAVACRYPFMERLIAAKSLADNGTPLLNQKIFLHYYTSPRLQQHLGKLRIALQVHKEIMEEELAATGWEWTAPQGGLNLWVKLPDTVSVDTLFVRCMEQSISFVPGEICDPLGEMKSWLRLSYSFASEALLREGMRQLTAIAREIEAEGGHRE; encoded by the coding sequence ATGAAGAAGTCAGTGGGAGCAGAGCAAAGTAATCCCTTGTTCCGCCAAGTCTATGAGTTCATGGCGAATCGGATCGGGCGCGGGGAGTGGAAGCCCCATGACAAGCTGCCGTCGATCCGGCTGCTGGCGGATGAGCTGGGTGTCCACCGGCTGACGGTATTTAAGGCTTACCGGGCACTTACGGAGAACGGTATGCTGTATGTCAAAGACAAATCCGGTTATTATGTATCGCCGGGCAGCCGGCTGGCCAATTCGGTGGAGGAGGGGGCAGCCGTATTAGGGTATACGGTCAAGAGTCCGATGTCTGATATTCAGCGGAAGCCGGTGACTTACCAGTTCTCTCAAGCGCTGATTGATCCGGGTCTGCTGCCCAACCTGTTCCTGTCCGATTATGTCAAAAAAGTATTCGACCTCTACCCGAAGGTCATGGGTACCTATTCCACCGTGCAGGGGGATGAGGAGCTGCGCGCTACGCTGAGCAGCCATTTCCATGACCGGTACCGGCTGCAGCTGTCGGCCCGCGAGCTGCTGATTACTTCGGGAGCGCAGCAGGCGATCAATCTGATCGCCGGAATCATGCTCGGCCCGATGGATGCCGTGCTGGTGGAGCGTCCGACTTATAGTGTGGCGCTGGATATTTTCCGCCGGGCAGGCGCGCGGCTGGTTCCGGTGGAGATCTCGCCCCAGGGGTATGATCTGGCGGCGGTCGAAGAACTGATGCGCAGGCATAAGCCGCGGATGTTCTATATTAACCCGACGCACCATAATCCGACGGGTTATACGGTGCCGGCTAAGCAGCGCAAGCTGCTCGTTGAGCTGGCGGAGCGCTACCGCTGCCTGCTGGTGGAGGATGATCCGTTCCGTGATATGCACTTTGAGGAGGAACCGCCGGCACCGTTTTTTGCCTATGATACCGAAGGCTGGGTCATCTATATCAGCAGCTTCAGCAAGTACGTGGCCCCCGGGCTGCGGATCTGCGCAGTAGCCTGCCGTTATCCGTTCATGGAGCGGCTGATTGCCGCCAAGTCGCTGGCGGACAACGGGACGCCGCTGCTGAATCAGAAGATATTTCTCCACTACTACACCTCGCCGCGCCTGCAGCAGCATCTCGGCAAGCTGCGGATCGCGCTTCAGGTGCATAAGGAGATTATGGAGGAGGAGCTTGCAGCCACCGGCTGGGAATGGACAGCGCCGCAGGGCGGGCTGAACCTGTGGGTGAAGCTGCCGGACACAGTGTCCGTAGATACGCTGTTTGTACGCTGTATGGAGCAGTCTATCTCCTTCGTTCCCGGTGAAATCTGTGATCCGCTGGGCGAGATGAAGTCCTGGCTGCGCCTCAGCTACTCCTTCGCCAGCGAAGCACTGCTGCGCGAAGGGATGCGGCAGCTGACCGCAATTGCGCGGGAGATCGAGGCGGAGGGTGGACATAGAGAGTGA
- the cysC gene encoding adenylyl-sulfate kinase: MTAQLHAQTQTGVTIWLTGLSGAGKSTLAALLKDRLQEQGRAVEWLDGDELRRILSRGLGFSREDRLENIRRAVYIAGLLNRHGVVTVVSVISPYADMRSYARGELPGFVEVYVDCPLPVCEARDVKGLYAKARSGEIPAFTGISDPYEAPDHPELRLHTAERTPEECVEEMIDWLTENRLYQPWR; the protein is encoded by the coding sequence ATGACGGCTCAGCTACATGCTCAGACACAAACAGGGGTAACGATATGGCTCACCGGCCTGTCCGGGGCGGGCAAGTCCACGCTTGCCGCTCTGCTCAAGGACCGGCTGCAGGAGCAGGGCCGGGCAGTCGAATGGCTTGACGGTGATGAGCTGCGGCGCATACTGAGCCGGGGCCTTGGCTTCAGCCGCGAGGACCGGCTCGAGAATATCCGCAGGGCGGTCTATATCGCCGGCCTGCTGAACCGGCACGGCGTCGTCACCGTGGTCTCGGTGATCAGCCCTTATGCCGACATGCGCAGCTATGCCCGCGGGGAGCTGCCGGGGTTCGTGGAGGTCTATGTAGACTGCCCTCTCCCCGTGTGTGAAGCGCGGGATGTCAAAGGGCTTTACGCCAAGGCCCGCTCCGGTGAAATCCCGGCCTTCACCGGGATCTCCGATCCTTATGAGGCTCCGGACCACCCGGAGCTGAGGCTGCACACGGCAGAGCGTACCCCAGAGGAATGCGTGGAGGAAATGATAGACTGGCTTACGGAGAACCGGCTCTATCAGCCGTGGCGCTAA
- a CDS encoding STM4011 family radical SAM protein — MKAVLYYRGSLSSCNYDCPYCPFGKIKDSAATLAKDREHLTAFVHWVSEQGAAGHRLSIFFNPYGEGLTHRWYRDALITLSHLEHVDKVAIQTNLSARLDFTAELNPAKSAFWATYHPGQVSEERFLAQCMTVYGQGIPFSVGSVGVHGAFPAIASLRAALPEDVYLWVNAYKDKPDYYAPEDVGFLSGIDPYFRINAVDYDSLGKSCNAGSNVFYVQGAGLVKRCYKDRAVIGNLYHDGLEGLAALRSCRMKVCDCYIGYIHMPELGLEQIYGSGLLERIPYGAGERIPDEMREMGIQR; from the coding sequence ATGAAGGCGGTCCTCTACTACCGCGGCTCCCTCTCCTCCTGCAACTATGACTGCCCTTACTGCCCCTTCGGCAAAATAAAAGACAGCGCCGCTACCCTCGCCAAAGACCGTGAGCATCTTACGGCCTTCGTCCACTGGGTGTCGGAGCAGGGAGCGGCAGGCCACCGGCTGTCTATTTTCTTCAATCCCTACGGGGAAGGACTGACACACCGCTGGTACCGGGACGCGCTAATCACTCTATCCCATCTGGAGCATGTGGACAAAGTCGCCATCCAGACGAATTTGTCGGCCCGGCTTGATTTCACCGCAGAGCTGAATCCGGCCAAATCCGCCTTCTGGGCGACCTATCATCCCGGGCAGGTGAGTGAGGAACGGTTCCTGGCGCAGTGTATGACTGTATACGGGCAGGGCATTCCATTCAGCGTGGGCAGTGTAGGTGTTCATGGCGCTTTTCCGGCTATTGCCTCGCTGCGTGCCGCCCTGCCGGAGGATGTCTATCTGTGGGTGAACGCCTACAAGGACAAGCCGGATTATTATGCGCCAGAGGATGTAGGCTTCCTTAGTGGGATAGATCCTTATTTCCGGATCAATGCCGTTGACTACGACAGTCTGGGCAAAAGCTGCAATGCAGGCAGCAACGTGTTCTATGTGCAAGGGGCAGGTCTCGTGAAACGCTGCTACAAGGACCGCGCGGTCATCGGTAACCTCTACCACGATGGTCTCGAAGGACTCGCTGCGCTGCGCAGCTGCCGGATGAAGGTCTGCGACTGCTACATCGGCTATATTCATATGCCGGAGCTTGGCCTGGAGCAGATTTACGGCTCCGGATTGCTGGAGCGGATCCCTTACGGCGCGGGAGAGAGAATCCCAGACGAAATGAGGGAAATGGGGATCCAGCGGTGA